The following are encoded in a window of Suncus etruscus isolate mSunEtr1 chromosome 16, mSunEtr1.pri.cur, whole genome shotgun sequence genomic DNA:
- the CXCL11 gene encoding C-X-C motif chemokine 11: MKKGIAIFLAMVVCIITIQGFPMFKRRRCHCIDTRIKAVKKADVEKISIIDPTIDCDKTEIIITLKASKRQICLNPSSKQGKSIIKAGHE, from the exons ATGAAGAAAGGCATAGCTATATTCTTAGCTATGGTAGTCTGTATAATTACTATTCAAG GTTTCCCTATGTTCAAAAGACGACGCTGTCATTGCATAGATACCAGAATAAAAGCAGTGAAAAAGGCAGATGTTGAGAAAATCTCTATAATAGATCCAACTATAGACTGTGACAAAACAGAAATAAT TATCACCCTGAAAGCATCTAAAAGACAAATATGCCTAAATCCCAGCTCAAAGCAGGGAAAAAGTATAATCAAG GCTGGCCATGAGTAA